ACCAAGAGCGACCTGCCTGTCCACACCCGCACCCTGAAGGGTGAGTGCCTGGCTGGTTGGCCCCCTGGGCGGCCTGTGACCACACATCTGCCCAGGTCTGCCCGCTTGCCTCGCCCATGGGGGGCCCTAATCAGCTTGattgatttctgtttttctcttaattGCCTGAGAATCGCCTGCCCAGTTGGGGCAGTCCAGTGTGTTCTTGTGGCTCGTCTCGACCTCGTGTGCTGGGTTCCATGTGGTGTGGGGTGCTGTGTCCCCAACCACGTGTGAcagctgtgtttgtgtgtgttgtccCCCTCTGGCACGGGGTGAGGAGGCCCCCCAGCATCGctctgtttcctttcccttgGCCTTATGAGTTGgggtccctcctgcccccaggccaCAAGCACGAGGATGGCACACAGAGCGATTCGGAGGACCCCGCAGCCAAGGCAGCCGCGGAGAGCAGCGGGGAGCAGGTGCGGCTGCAGAGGCAGATCAAGCGGGACCCCCAGGAGCTGTTGCACAACCAGCAGGCCTTCGTCATCGAGTTCTTTGATGAGGACACACCCCGCAAGAAACGCTCCCAGTCCTTCACGCATGCCCCGCCCGGGGACCCCAAGGCCGACAAGCGCCGAGGCCCTGGGCCCCCCGACAGGGACCGCACGGGGGCACCAGCCCCAGCCCGGGGGGCGGGCGGCAGCTCAGGGCCTCAGCGAGCCGGCTCGCTCAAGCGGGAGAAGACGGAGGAGCGGCTGGGCAGTCCCTCGCCCGCCACCCGGGCCCCTGCTCGCCCCTTCGGCAGCGTGGGGCGCCGCTCCCGCCTGGCCCAGGACTTCATGGCCCAGTGCCTGCGGGACAGCTCCCCGGCCACCCGGCCTGCCCCCGAGAAGGCACCCCCAGCACTGCCCACCCCCCTGACGCcccgtggggccagcccggtggccccCTCGACCCCGCCTCCACCGCCCGCTGACCCCCAGCTGAGCAAAACGCGCAAGCAGGAGGAGGATGACAGTCTCAGTGATGCAGGGACGTACACCATCGAGACGGAGACGCAGGaccaggaggtggaggaggccCGCAAGATGATCGACCAGGTGCcgtgggggtggggccagcctCGGGCGTGGGCTGCCCACTCTGGCCCTACCTCTTGCtttcccagggctggggctgtTTTCCCACCCAATGCATGAACTGGACAGCCAGGCTGCATGTCCCAGCCACTGGCCACTCTGGCCAACCAGGGCCCCTGTTTTCCTGGTGTCTGGGGATGGAGCCTGTGTTTGAGTGGAGGGAGGGGTCTGGGCGCTCTGACCTCTGGTGCCTTACCATCCCTTCCGGTAGGTCTTCGGGGTACTCGAGTCCCCTGAACTCTCCAGGGTGTCCTCGGCCACCTTCCGTCCAGTCATCAGAGGGGACAGAGACGAGTCTGGTGATGGAGTGGTCCAGCGGATGGCCCTGCTGCAGGAGTTTGCGTCCCGGCCAGTGGGCGTGGTCCCCCAGGGGGAGCTCCAGGTGGGCAAGACGGAGTCCGGACACCGCCCTGTGGATGGGCCGGGCAGGGGAAGGACAGTGTCGGGCTGGTGCCCCGGTCATCGGGTCCTCTGTGCATGGAAGGCTCTGGTCCTGCCTGGAGGCAGACTCCAGATGAGGCTGGGCTGGACCTTTTCCTAAGGCGCGTGTCCCCTGCCAGGCCCCGAGTTGGCTCGGGGGCCTGGGTGTGTGCTGCCCACAGGCGGGGCTGGGATGAGTCCGAGGGGCCAGGCAGAGCCGCAGGGACTGACCTCCGAGCTGCTGAACCAGGCTCATTTGGGGTCCCACAAGCCCAGCAAGGCAACAGCAGGCCTGCTTGCTGTTTCTGCAGGGGGCGCCTATtgcaggcctggggctggcaaGCATGGATTCAGGCGTTGGGGTGGGCTGCCTTTcatgctccctcctgcccctggcaCCTCCACGAGGGGCCTGTGTCACAGATgcattttgctgttttctctgcagGGCCTCCCATTGCCAGGTTCCCCCGGGGGTCAGAAGTGGGTGTCCCGTTGGGCCAGCCTGGCTGACAGCTATTCGGACCCGGGCCTGGCAGGTAAGCGACTCCAGTGCTGGATGGGGAGTGGCTAGGGTGGCCTAAGGCCAACGACTGGGGGTGCTGGTGGAGCACACACCAGCCATGCCTGTAGGAGGGCCTGCAGGCCAGCGACCACTCTAACCGGGCTACCCTTGTCTTCACAGACGACGGCCCTGGGCGCAGAGCTGGGGAGCTCGAGGGGGCCCTTCCTGTGCGCCAGCGGCGACTACTCCCACAGCTGCCCAGCGACAGGGCGGACAGCCCCGCTGGCCCCGAGGCTGCCAGGAAGAGTGGGCCTGGGCCGCCAGAGCCAGGCAGTGAGCAGGCCAGCCGCCTCTTGGGCCAGGAGGACCTGGAACCCGACAGCCTCAGTGATGCCAGTGGGTCAGACGGGGGACGAGGCCCTGAGCCGGGCGGAGGTCTGCAGGAGGAGAGACGCAGGAGCCCACAGGAGGGACTGGCATGGACGAGGGGCCGGCGCTCGCCAAGGGCCCCCGGGGAGCTGGCCCCCACCTCTTTCTTCATCGGGGACCAAAACGGAGAGGCCACTTTCCCCAGGAAACCATCTGTGGCTCCAGGGGAGGTCGAGGGCCCGGGACAGGCAGCCCAGCCCAGTCTCCCAGCGAGGGATGGTGTCTACGTGAGCTCCAGCGGGAGAATGGTCATCCAGCTGCGGCCAGGGCGGTCCCCAGAGCCCGagggccccgccccagccccacccaaggAGGCTCTGGCCTTCATCCGGCAAGAGAGCTTCACCAAGGAGCCAGCCAGTGGCCCCCCAGCACCTGGTCAACTCCCGCACATCTCTAGCCACCCCCTCCTGCAGGACCTGGCCGCAGCCCGGGCCTCGCGCATGGACCTCCACTCCCAGGACACCCACCTGATCTTGAAGGAGACAGAGACAGCCCTGGCAGCCCTGGAGGCCCGCCTGCTCTCCAAGTCCACAGAAGAGGCGGAGGGTGAGGTTGGCAGTGCCCCTGGGCCACCGGAGGACTCCCTGTCTGGGGACTCCGACTTGGACACGGCTAGTACCGTCAGCCTGCTCAGTGGCAAGAACGGGCCCAGCCCGACCAGCCCCCAGCCCACGGGGCTGCAGAAGGAGAAGCCACCATCCCCGCCAGCATCACAAGACCCAGGGAGCAGCGCCCGGGAGCGACTCTCAGAGAAGCAGCGCCACCCATCAGGCCCGACGGATGTGGGCCGCGGAGAGCCAGCACGGCGCCTGGCCGTGCGGCGTGGCTGCGGGCCCCGGGGGTCCTTGGACTGGCCTGATGAAGAACGAGGCTCTGgtctcacccacccacccagctcAGACACGGTCACCTCTGACCACGAGACCCCCGCAGCCACTGGGGCAGGTCGGCCGGGGCCTCGCCGAAAACCCACAGCGCCGCCGCCGTCCCCGGCTGCCCGGGATGAGCAGAGCCGCCCCTCAGCCGGCGCTCAGAAGGTGCAGCAAGCACTGACCCGCTCCAACAGCCTGTCCACCCCTCGGCCCACGCGTGCCTCCCGGCTGAGACGGGCCCGGCTGGGGGATGCCTCGGACACTGAGGCCACGGATGGTGAACGGGGACCCCTGGTCAACCCCGAGCCAGCGGGGCGGCCGGCCGCTGATCAGGCCAAGAAGCTGTCGCGCCTGGACATCCTGGCCATGCCCCGGAAGCGGGCCGGCTCCTTCACGGGGCCCAGCGACTCAGAGGCAGCTGCCACCCGCACCGGCTTTTCCGGCCGCAGCGTCGAGTTGTACTGTGCCGGCCGCAAGCCCACCATGGCCGAGGCCCGAGCTGCCGCCAGAAAGGCCGCTGCCACTGCCACAGCTGCCCGCCAGCCCTTCAGCAGGGCCCGCCCGGGCAGTGCCCGGTACTCCTCACCCAGTGAGTGTTGGGAGCGGGCGGGTAGCCCTGAGCCTCCTCGGCCCGGGCAGCGGGGTCTGCAGCTTCCTGTGTGGCAGCCCAGTGCCGTGCTGCAGGGCCTCCAGCATCCACAGCTCCCAGGCTGTCCTGGCGTGAGGGCCTCCACCACGTCCAGGGTGGAGCGGCTGCTCCCGTCTCCTAGCTGGGCCTGCCTGCTCTTCCCTGGAGATCCAGACACCAGCTGGGAGCCCGATGGCTTGTGAGGCACATGTGCAGGCCCCAGCCGTCCACTCTTAGGCTGGTTGCCTGGGGAGGGCCATCCACCCCAGGCTGCTGGGGTTGTGCAGCTCCATCAGGGACCCTCTGTGAGCCCAGATCTGTGGCCAGAAGAGGGCTATGTCAGTGTCTCCCACCCCTCTGCGAGCAGAGGCCCCGTGGAACCTGCGATCCATGTGTATCGCGAGGAAGGAGCCGTGGCCACCAGCGTTGGTGTCCTGCCTAGGGGGGCTGGACGTCCACATCCACTCAGGCAGCCTCGCCCTGCTGGGGAGCCACCTGTCCTCTGAGTGAATTTGGCCCAGCTccttgctgctgcttctgccactCACCTGACACCCCCGCggggcccctccctgcccactgGGTCTGCTGGGGGCAAGGACTGTGGAGGGACAGGCTCACTGGAGGATGGGATGGAGCGGGACAGCATGGCTGCGGGCTGAGGACCACACTTGCTTGGCAGGAACCTGctgcccacctgcccctcctCATTTGCAGCCGCCCCGGGAGCTCAGAGCAGGGAGGGCGAGGAGTCAGGTCGGAGAAGGCCAGGCAGGTGCAGGGAGAGGTCGTGAGGGCCGAGCTCAGGCTCCAACCACAGGCCGTGCTAGGCCACTCGTACGGTCTGGCCCAGGGCCAGGGTCGACCCACATGGTGGGGGTTTACCCCTATTCGGGGTGTCTCAGGACACCACTTCCCTGCCACCAAGGGCGCTGGTTCCCATCTGATGCACATGACTCCCGCCCACTGGCCCACCAACCACAGCTCTGGGCTGCTCCCCAAGGGGCTATGGAAATGCCGGGCTGCGTGTCCCTACATGTGCCTCTTGGCTGGTGGTGGCCTTCTGGTCCCCGGAGCTCAGCAGCTGCTGGCACTTCAGCTGAAGGGCTTCTGGGTGCAGGGGCGCCAGCTGCAGTGTGGCTTGTCCTGCAGCGCTGGGCCTTTGTCTGGGGGaccctggggctgccccagggtgcTGAATGCTACTGTGGTCTGTTCTTGCTTCCGCAAATGATCCATTCACTGCAGGTACACGTCGCCGGCAGCAGGGCTCGGACTGCACATCCACCTCCGAGGAAGAGTATGGCTCCCACCACGGCTCCCCCAAGCACACACATTCCCAGGCCTCTACAGCCACGCAGACCCCACGGGCTGGCGGCTCTGGACGGGCCCGGCCCCGGGCCCCTGGCCTCCGGGACACAGATGATGAGGAAGAAGAGCCTGACCCCTATGGTTTCATTGTGCAGACGGCCGAGATTGCTGAGATTGCCAGGTGAGTGGTGCCAATTCACAGCACAAGCCGTTGATCCTCTGGGTGCCTCCCCCTGGAGCCGAGagcccctgagggcaggaacttggCTGGGGCTCTCTTCCTAAATAGGCTTGGCAAATGTTTatcagatggatggatggttggatggatagacggatgaTGGATGGTTGGGTGGATGATGATTGGATGGTTGGAGAGTTCGATGGtgggatagatgatggatgggtggatagatgatAGGAAGGATGgaagatgggtagatggatgctTGGGAGCATGGATGATGGAAAGAGGAagagtgagtgaatggatgatggatggatggttggatggatggatggttggatggatgggtggctgggaggatggacaggtggatggatggacagatgatgggtgggtagatggatggagaatggatgaatggatgggtagaTAGGTGGATGGGTGGCTGCGAGGatggacaggtggatggatggacagatgatggatgaatggacagatggtgggtggatgaatgggtgggtggatggatgaagaatggatgaatggatgggtagataggtggatgggtggatggtggatggatgggtagatgggtggaaGGGTGGATAAATGGATGATTGCAGATCTGCCTGAGGGTGAATGAGGGTGGGGGACCTCTGGTACAAGGAAGGCCTCCACCAAAATTTTTAAAGGTGAACTCTCTCCTGTGGTCATTCAGTGGAAGAGTCACCTCCGGGCCAGGTGTAGGGGAGGATGGTGCAGAGAAGTGGGCAGGAGGAGTCCTGGGGCTGGGTGGATGGCAAGTGTTTGGTGTTGAGGATGCTGAGCTTGAGCCCATGAGGCACCTCGAAGGAGGTGACCAGAGGCAGTGGCTCCTAGGAGAGTGGCCCCTGTGGGGGATGGAGACATGGGTATCGTCAGCATGAAGACGGCGACTGAGGTGGTAGAGCACATGAGCTTGTGCAGAGGACGTGGATGGCGCGAAGGGAAGGAGGCCTGGGACCGAGCCCTCAGGACGCCTGAGGAGGGGTTGGAGGGCAGTCACCTGTGAGAGCGGTGGCGAGGAGGGGCTGAGGAGCCAGCCGAGAAGGCAAGGGTGGGGTTCTGGAAGGAGATATGCACTTGGGTGAGAGAGATGAaggtggtggaggtggggagagaggaagtggggagtgGAGGCCCCTCTGGGCTTCCTGAGGTCCCTGCTTTCAGCCTGGGCGGGCTTGAGCCCACCAACCTGCTGAGtgcaggagcagagggaggaccGAGGGGGCTGGGTGGGCACTGAGGCAGGGGCACATGCCGGTTGGGTATCACCAGGAGTTTGAGGGACATTCTTCTGTGTTTGCGATGTAGGGAGGGTGGGACCAAGTTGGGGACCCTCATCTTGAGGGGGCTGAGGGCAGCGCTGGTGGGGGCAGAGCTCGGGTGGCTGtgccaggcagaggctggaggtgcCACTGGGAGTGGGTGCGCCTTGAGGGCCAGCTGGGAGGCACCTGGGTGGAGCTGGGACAGCTGAGGGCAGAGACCTGGTCCTCGGTGGGCCCCCGGCTCCCCCGTTGGTTGGGTGACTACAGGCATTGAAGTGCCAAGGAAACCTGAGGGTGAGGGGACCAGGCTGGTACTGGGGGCTCACCCTTCCTTGGCCTCTCTGCCCTATGGGGAGGTcctcagcctctctgggtctGCCTGCCACACCGTCTGGCCTATTCTGACCCTTGTCTGTGACCCCGCCCTctcccctgcctcagtttccctgcctgcAGAGTGGAGCTTGTGTGGCCCATGGCTTCTATGGCAGCCCCAATGCCCAGCCCTGGTGGCCAGAGGAGGAGGTGGTGTGGCCTGCCTGGGAGGCTGTGGGTATCTCCGCACAGCCCtctgcctgggccctgcccccagccccacccccaccaccccacctTGGGGCATCAGGCACTTGAGCCTCTTGGTGGGGCCCCGTCAGTTCCGGCATTGCCAGTGACCAGCTGGGAGCAGTTTGGGCCAGGTTGGAGGCTGCATACGCCGGTCCCTGCCCCTCACCCAGCAGCTGCCTCCTGGGAGGGATTCCCGCCCCGACCTGGGAGGGAGCATCTGCCTGGGGAGGGGGAACGCTGAGTCCTCTCTggctcctctccccagcctcccctgtGCTGGCGCTGAGCCAGGAGCACTCACAGGCTCTCCTTTCCTGCTGGCTGCAGGCTGAGCCAGACGCTGGTGAAGGACGTGGCCATCCTGGCCCGGGAGATCCACGATGTGGCTGGGGACGGCGACTCGCTGGGCTCACCGGGGTCCGCCCGCAGCCCCTCCCTCAACAACGTACCCAGTACCCCCGCCTCCACCATCTCTGCCCGAGAGGAGGTGAGCCCGGCCCCCGCCCTGCCGAGGTGGCCCCCTGTGCTCCTCAGCAGAGAGCGGTCACAGCCACAAGCCCTCACTGAGGCCCCTCGGTGCTTAGCTCCCCAGATGGACACCCCGAGAACTCGGGTGCAGGACCTGCCTCCATCAGGGGCCGGCGTGTCCAGGTACCCTGAGCAGAGGGGGCTTGGGGTCTGCACTGGCCACCTGCTGTCACAGCAGGGGAGGTGCAGCTCTCCACCTCCTGGGGGATGCCCCCA
The nucleotide sequence above comes from Equus asinus isolate D_3611 breed Donkey chromosome 7, EquAss-T2T_v2, whole genome shotgun sequence. Encoded proteins:
- the CEP170B gene encoding centrosomal protein of 170 kDa protein B isoform X5, whose translation is MSVTSWFLVSSSGTRHRLPRELIFVGRDECELMLQSRSVDKQHAVINYDQERDEHWVKDLGSLNGTFVNDVRIPDQKYVTLKLNDVIRFGYDSNMYVLERVQHRVPEEALRHEKYTSQLQVSVRGPVPKRGEAQPEHTPYCEASTPRPERGDRRPGAEAATYRTPLYGQPSWWGEDDGGTSPEDRRQEEPYPERPKELTQQDGEITGTLAGFRATTEPQGYSFRREPSYFEIPTKEAPQPPRPPEVPVHEAPTKDVEPGGGGVAPVVQSHASFTIEFDDCSPGKVKIKDHVTKFSLRQRRPQGKEATPVEVVSAETKVADWLVQNDPSLLRRAGPGDDRHSTKSDLPVHTRTLKGHKHEDGTQSDSEDPAAKAAAESSGEQVRLQRQIKRDPQELLHNQQAFVIEFFDEDTPRKKRSQSFTHAPPGDPKADKRRGPGPPDRDRTGAPAPARGAGGSSGPQRAGSLKREKTEERLGSPSPATRAPARPFGSVGRRSRLAQDFMAQCLRDSSPATRPAPEKAPPALPTPLTPRGASPVAPSTPPPPPADPQLSKTRKQEEDDSLSDAGTYTIETETQDQEVEEARKMIDQVFGVLESPELSRVSSATFRPVIRGDRDESGDGVVQRMALLQEFASRPVGVVPQGELQGLPLPGSPGGQKWVSRWASLADSYSDPGLADDGPGRRAGELEGALPVRQRRLLPQLPSDRADSPAGPEAARKSGPGPPEPGSEQASRLLGQEDLEPDSLSDASGSDGGRGPEPGGGLQEERRRSPQEGLAWTRGRRSPRAPGELAPTSFFIGDQNGEATFPRKPSVAPGEVEGPGQAAQPSLPARDGVYVSSSGRMVIQLRPGRSPEPEGPAPAPPKEALAFIRQESFTKEPASGPPAPGQLPHISSHPLLQDLAAARASRMDLHSQDTHLILKETETALAALEARLLSKSTEEAEGEVGSAPGPPEDSLSGDSDLDTASTVSLLSGKNGPSPTSPQPTGLQKEKPPSPPASQDPGSSARERLSEKQRHPSGPTDVGRGEPARRLAVRRGCGPRGSLDWPDEERGSGLTHPPSSDTVTSDHETPAATGAGRPGPRRKPTAPPPSPAARDEQSRPSAGAQKVQQALTRSNSLSTPRPTRASRLRRARLGDASDTEATDGERGPLVNPEPAGRPAADQAKKLSRLDILAMPRKRAGSFTGPSDSEAAATRTGFSGRSVELYCAGRKPTMAEARAAARKAAATATAARQPFSRARPGSARYSSPSTRRRQQGSDCTSTSEEEYGSHHGSPKHTHSQASTATQTPRAGGSGRARPRAPGLRDTDDEEEEPDPYGFIVQTAEIAEIARLSQTLVKDVAILAREIHDVAGDGDSLGSPGSARSPSLNNVPSTPASTISAREELVQRIPEASLNFQKVPPGSLNSRDLDQNMNDRREDSLATKMRPRNREEAGTPPTALRAGPAVIFDNLMLNPVSQLSQAIRENTEHLAEKMKRGWHKLPWGRRRGLGAMPRFHRHRHLPAAAHPPLVGRILFQNTGRAWEELEARINAENEVPILKTSNKEISSILKELRRVQKQLEVINAIVDPSGNLDLLTANRGSAGSAQLGKGRPAAQSPSSPASALPLPLRSVPPRANCGAPGLSDATFLPDFLPDAERFLI
- the CEP170B gene encoding centrosomal protein of 170 kDa protein B isoform X1, whose protein sequence is MMQRVPGLQGLPSHSRTSPSTPRGVRPLVCTLAAPLPGPRSQGHTGLASAKMSVTSWFLVSSSGTRHRLPRELIFVGRDECELMLQSRSVDKQHAVINYDQERDEHWVKDLGSLNGTFVNDVRIPDQKYVTLKLNDVIRFGYDSNMYVLERVQHRVPEEALRHEKYTSQLQVSVRGPVPKRGEAQPEHTPYCEASTPRPERGDRRPGAEAATYRTPLYGQPSWWGEDDGGTSPEDRRQEEPYPERPKELTQQDGEITGTLAGFRATTEPQGYSFRREPSYFEIPTKEAPQPPRPPEVPVHEAPTKDVEPGGGGVAPVVQSHASFTIEFDDCSPGKVKIKDHVTKFSLRQRRPQGKEATPVEVVSAETKVADWLVQNDPSLLRRAGPGDDRHSTKSDLPVHTRTLKGHKHEDGTQSDSEDPAAKAAAESSGEQVRLQRQIKRDPQELLHNQQAFVIEFFDEDTPRKKRSQSFTHAPPGDPKADKRRGPGPPDRDRTGAPAPARGAGGSSGPQRAGSLKREKTEERLGSPSPATRAPARPFGSVGRRSRLAQDFMAQCLRDSSPATRPAPEKAPPALPTPLTPRGASPVAPSTPPPPPADPQLSKTRKQEEDDSLSDAGTYTIETETQDQEVEEARKMIDQVFGVLESPELSRVSSATFRPVIRGDRDESGDGVVQRMALLQEFASRPVGVVPQGELQGLPLPGSPGGQKWVSRWASLADSYSDPGLADDGPGRRAGELEGALPVRQRRLLPQLPSDRADSPAGPEAARKSGPGPPEPGSEQASRLLGQEDLEPDSLSDASGSDGGRGPEPGGGLQEERRRSPQEGLAWTRGRRSPRAPGELAPTSFFIGDQNGEATFPRKPSVAPGEVEGPGQAAQPSLPARDGVYVSSSGRMVIQLRPGRSPEPEGPAPAPPKEALAFIRQESFTKEPASGPPAPGQLPHISSHPLLQDLAAARASRMDLHSQDTHLILKETETALAALEARLLSKSTEEAEGEVGSAPGPPEDSLSGDSDLDTASTVSLLSGKNGPSPTSPQPTGLQKEKPPSPPASQDPGSSARERLSEKQRHPSGPTDVGRGEPARRLAVRRGCGPRGSLDWPDEERGSGLTHPPSSDTVTSDHETPAATGAGRPGPRRKPTAPPPSPAARDEQSRPSAGAQKVQQALTRSNSLSTPRPTRASRLRRARLGDASDTEATDGERGPLVNPEPAGRPAADQAKKLSRLDILAMPRKRAGSFTGPSDSEAAATRTGFSGRSVELYCAGRKPTMAEARAAARKAAATATAARQPFSRARPGSARYSSPSTRRRQQGSDCTSTSEEEYGSHHGSPKHTHSQASTATQTPRAGGSGRARPRAPGLRDTDDEEEEPDPYGFIVQTAEIAEIARLSQTLVKDVAILAREIHDVAGDGDSLGSPGSARSPSLNNVPSTPASTISAREELVQRIPEASLNFQKVPPGSLNSRDLDQNMNDRREDSLATKMRPRNREEAGTPPTALRAGPAVIFDNLMLNPVSQLSQAIRENTEHLAEKMKRGWHKLPWGRRRGLGAMPRFHRHRHLPAAAHPPLVGRILFQNTGRAWEELEARINAENEVPILKTSNKEISSILKELRRVQKQLEVINAIVDPSGNLDLLTANRGSAGSAQLGKGRPAAQSPSSPASALPLPLRSVPPRANCGAPGLSDATFLPDFLPDAERFLI
- the CEP170B gene encoding centrosomal protein of 170 kDa protein B isoform X2, which gives rise to MMQRVPGLQGLPSHSRTSPSTPRGVRPLVCTLAAPLPGPRSQGHTGLASAKMSVTSWFLVSSSGTRHRLPRELIFVGRDECELMLQSRSVDKQHAVINYDQERDEHWVKDLGSLNGTFVNDVRIPDQKYVTLKLNDVIRFGYDSNMYVLERVQHRVPEEALRHEKYTSQLQVSVRGPVPKRGEAQPEHTPYCEASTPRPERGDRRPGAEAATYRTPLYGQPSWWGEDDGGTSPEDRRQEEPYPERPKELTQQDGEITGTLAGFRATTEPQGYSFRREPSYFEIPTKEAPQPPRPPEVPVHEAPTKDVEPGGGGVAPVVQSHASFTIEFDDCSPGKVKIKDHVTKFSLRQRRPQGKEATPVEVVSAETKVADWLVQNDPSLLRRAGPGDDRHSTKSDLPVHTRTLKGHKHEDGTQSDSEDPAAKAAAESSGEQVRLQRQIKRDPQELLHNQQAFVIEFFDEDTPRKKRSQSFTHAPPGDPKADKRRGPGPPDRDRTGAPAPARGAGGSSGPQRAGSLKREKTEERLGSPSPATRAPARPFGSVGRRSRLAQDFMAQCLRDSSPATRPAPEKAPPALPTPLTPRGASPVAPSTPPPPPADPQLSKTRKQEEDDSLSDAGTYTIETETQDQEVEEARKMIDQVFGVLESPELSRVSSATFRPVIRGDRDESGDGVVQRMALLQEFASRPVGVVPQGELQGLPLPGSPGGQKWVSRWASLADSYSDPGLADDGPGRRAGELEGALPVRQRRLLPQLPSDRADSPAGPEAARKSGPGPPEPGSEQASRLLGQEDLEPDSLSDASGSDGGRGPEPGGGLQEERRRSPQEGLAWTRGRRSPRAPGELAPTSFFIGDQNGEATFPRKPSVAPGEVEGPGQAAQPSLPARDGVYVSSSGRMVIQLRPGRSPEPEGPAPAPPKEALAFIRQESFTKEPASGPPAPGQLPHISSHPLLQDLAAARASRMDLHSQDTHLILKETETALAALEARLLSKSTEEAEGEVGSAPGPPEDSLSGDSDLDTASTVSLLSGKNGPSPTSPQPTGLQKEKPPSPPASQDPGSSARERLSEKQRHPSGPTDVGRGEPARRLAVRRGCGPRGSLDWPDEERGSGLTHPPSSDTVTSDHETPAATGAGRPGPRRKPTAPPPSPAARDEQSRPSAGAQKVQQALTRSNSLSTPRPTRASRLRRARLGDASDTEATDGERGPLVNPEPAGRPAADQAKKLSRLDILAMPRKRAGSFTGPSDSEAAATRTGFSGRSVELYCAGRKPTMAEARAAARKAAATATAARQPFSRARPGSARYSSPSTRRRQQGSDCTSTSEEEYGSHHGSPKHTHSQASTATQTPRAGGSGRARPRAPGLRDTDDEEEEPDPYGFIVQTAEIAEIARLSQTLVKDVAILAREIHDVAGDGDSLGSPGSARSPSLNNVPSTPASTISAREELVQRIPEASLNFQKVPPGSLNSRDLDQNMNDRREDSLATKMRPRNREEVIFDNLMLNPVSQLSQAIRENTEHLAEKMKRGWHKLPWGRRRGLGAMPRFHRHRHLPAAAHPPLVGRILFQNTGRAWEELEARINAENEVPILKTSNKEISSILKELRRVQKQLEVINAIVDPSGNLDLLTANRGSAGSAQLGKGRPAAQSPSSPASALPLPLRSVPPRANCGAPGLSDATFLPDFLPDAERFLI
- the CEP170B gene encoding centrosomal protein of 170 kDa protein B isoform X4 — translated: MSVTSWFLVSSSGTRHRLPRELIFVGRDECELMLQSRSVDKQHAVINYDQERDEHWVKDLGSLNGTFVNDVRIPDQKYVTLKLNDVIRFGYDSNMYVLERVQHRVPEEALRHEKYTSQLQVSVRGPVPKRGEAQPEHTPYCEASTPRPERGDRRPGAEAATYRTPLYGQPSWWGEDDGGTSPEDRRQEEPYPERPKELTQQDGEITGTLAGFRATTEPQGYSFRREPSYFEIPTKEAPQPPRPPEVPVHEAPTKDVEPGGGGVAPVVQSHASFTIEFDDCSPGKVKIKDHVTKFSLRQRRPQGKEATPVEVVSAETKVADWLVQNDPSLLRRAGPGDDRHSTKSDLPVHTRTLKGHKHEDGTQSDSEDPAAKAAAESSGEQVRLQRQIKRDPQELLHNQQAFVIEFFDEDTPRKKRSQSFTHAPPGDPKADKRRGPGPPDRDRTGAPAPARGAGGSSGPQRAGSLKREKTEERLGSPSPATRAPARPFGSVGRRSRLAQDFMAQCLRDSSPATRPAPEKAPPALPTPLTPRGASPVAPSTPPPPPADPQLSKTRKQEEDDSLSDAGTYTIETETQDQEVEEARKMIDQVFGVLESPELSRVSSATFRPVIRGDRDESGDGVVQRMALLQEFASRPVGVVPQGELQGLPLPGSPGGQKWVSRWASLADSYSDPGLADDGPGRRAGELEGALPVRQRRLLPQLPSDRADSPAGPEAARKSGPGPPEPGSEQASRLLGQEDLEPDSLSDASGSDGGRGPEPGGGLQEERRRSPQEGLAWTRGRRSPRAPGELAPTSFFIGDQNGEATFPRKPSVAPGEVEGPGQAAQPSLPARDGVYVSSSGRMVIQLRPGRSPEPEGPAPAPPKEALAFIRQESFTKEPASGPPAPGQLPHISSHPLLQDLAAARASRMDLHSQDTHLILKETETALAALEARLLSKSTEEAEGEVGSAPGPPEDSLSGDSDLDTASTVSLLSGKNGPSPTSPQPTGLQKEKPPSPPASQDPGSSARERLSEKQRHPSGPTDVGRGEPARRLAVRRGCGPRGSLDWPDEERGSGLTHPPSSDTVTSDHETPAATGAGRPGPRRKPTAPPPSPAARDEQSRPSAGAQKVQQALTRSNSLSTPRPTRASRLRRARLGDASDTEATDGERGPLVNPEPAGRPAADQAKKLSRLDILAMPRKRAGSFTGPSDSEAAATRTGFSGRSVELYCAGRKPTMAEARAAARKAAATATAARQPFSRARPGSARYSSPSTRRRQQGSDCTSTSEEEYGSHHGSPKHTHSQASTATQTPRAGGSGRARPRAPGLRDTDDEEEEPDPYGFIVQTAEIAEIARLSQTLVKDVAILAREIHDVAGDGDSLGSPGSARSPSLNNVPSTPASTISAREELVQRIPEASLNFQKVPPGSLNSRDLDQNMNDRREDSLATKMRPRNREEVIFDNLMLNPVSQLSQAIRENTEHLAEKMKILFQNTGRAWEELEARINAENEVPILKTSNKEISSILKELRRVQKQLEVINAIVDPSGNLDLLTANRGSAGSAQLGKGRPAAQSPSSPASALPLPLRSVPPRANCGAPGLSDATFLPDFLPDAERFLI